A genome region from Sphingobacteriaceae bacterium GW460-11-11-14-LB5 includes the following:
- a CDS encoding amidinotransferase — MSEQNPNFKVSVNTEIGRLRKLLIHSPDSGLGKVVPSKAQDWLFEDIVHLDTIRKGEYDYYIKLLMYFLDPDKIKGKLSDIDSEASNRNFYKPNHPDFHNSKSVIEIQNLLSEMLENESIRKKLVAAVCAIEGCTYKVQLALTNTDPKQLAEIFISGTLADDTMIFAPIPNLIFTRDVGTTINNHILLNKPAKKARVRETLLMRYIFFNHPLFEDYRNNILEIPDVTMHFLRPGDEPAFSTTLEGGDVMMVSPNHVLIGCSERTSEHGANEAIKLLFDQDVVEKVTVVKIPSKRDYMHLDTVFTQVKRNTWVILNSIAHSPKYNPYEPINFLKEPEKLEATTAIQFTKANPSEPKHFKHVEALLNDISQNDLKSTEPTQIIYSGNNQFPYDSREQWTDSCNLLAIKDGVVLGYDRNDKTVEAFKTAGFDVVDVKDLIQDLESGKVNVETITDTLILMPSAELSRARGGFHCMSLPILRDNI, encoded by the coding sequence ATGAGCGAGCAGAACCCAAATTTTAAAGTGAGCGTAAACACCGAAATCGGCAGATTGCGTAAATTATTAATACATAGTCCTGATAGTGGATTAGGCAAAGTAGTACCCTCTAAGGCACAAGATTGGCTTTTCGAAGATATAGTACATTTAGATACCATCCGTAAAGGCGAATACGATTATTATATTAAATTGTTGATGTATTTTCTTGATCCTGATAAGATTAAAGGAAAACTGAGCGATATAGATTCGGAAGCATCCAACCGTAATTTTTATAAACCCAACCACCCCGATTTTCACAATTCTAAATCGGTAATCGAGATTCAGAATCTGTTGAGCGAAATGCTCGAAAACGAATCCATCCGCAAAAAACTGGTTGCTGCCGTTTGTGCGATTGAAGGCTGTACCTATAAAGTACAGTTAGCGTTAACGAATACCGATCCGAAACAGTTGGCTGAGATTTTCATCTCCGGTACACTGGCCGACGATACGATGATTTTTGCACCGATCCCCAATTTAATTTTCACCAGGGATGTAGGCACCACAATTAATAACCACATTCTGTTAAACAAACCGGCAAAAAAAGCCCGTGTGCGCGAAACGCTTTTAATGCGTTATATATTCTTCAACCATCCTTTGTTTGAAGATTACCGCAATAACATTCTCGAAATTCCGGATGTAACCATGCACTTTTTAAGACCAGGCGATGAACCTGCTTTCAGCACCACTTTAGAGGGTGGCGATGTGATGATGGTGAGTCCTAACCACGTATTAATCGGCTGTAGCGAGCGGACATCAGAGCATGGTGCCAACGAAGCGATTAAGTTATTGTTCGATCAGGATGTGGTCGAAAAAGTTACCGTGGTGAAAATACCGAGCAAACGTGATTACATGCACCTGGATACTGTTTTCACGCAAGTTAAACGCAATACCTGGGTAATTTTGAATTCGATTGCGCATTCACCAAAATATAATCCTTATGAGCCGATCAACTTTTTAAAAGAACCCGAAAAACTGGAAGCGACTACCGCCATTCAGTTTACTAAAGCCAATCCAAGCGAGCCGAAACACTTCAAACATGTAGAAGCTTTATTAAATGATATTAGCCAGAACGACTTAAAAAGCACCGAACCTACTCAGATTATTTATAGCGGAAACAATCAGTTCCCTTACGATTCGCGTGAGCAGTGGACAGATTCCTGTAACCTTTTAGCCATTAAAGATGGTGTGGTTTTAGGTTACGACAGAAACGATAAAACCGTTGAGGCCTTTAAAACTGCTGGCTTTGATGTAGTGGATGTAAAAGATTTGATCCAGGATTTAGAAAGCGGTAAAGTAAATGTCGAAACCATAACCGATACGTTGATTTTAATGCCTTCGGCAGAATTATCACGTGCCCGTGGGGGTTTCCATTGTATGAGTTTGCCGATATTAAGAGACAATATTTGA
- a CDS encoding amidinotransferase produces the protein MQTTNHILMIRPVDFKFNEQTAGNNKFQVASTETNVQTEALKEFDAFVDLLRKNNVDVTVVDDTLQPETPDSIFPNNWVSFHEDGSVYLYPMFSENRRLERRKEILDGLKENFEVNHISDLSFYEHQHAFLEGTGSMVLDRTNKIAYACLSVRTDEEVLDNFCMLTGYEPVAFQAVDESNFPIYHTNVMMCIGDRFAVICLDSIKDPEEKLNVTISLKGSGKEIIEINLEQMNKFAGNMLQLTNADDESLLVMSEQAYLSLTAEQIVALEQYSRIIYAPLYTIEKNGGGSARCMLAEIHLPSKL, from the coding sequence ATGCAGACTACCAACCATATCCTCATGATCCGCCCTGTTGATTTTAAATTCAACGAGCAAACGGCGGGAAATAACAAATTTCAAGTTGCTTCTACTGAAACCAATGTACAAACAGAGGCTTTAAAAGAATTTGATGCCTTTGTTGATTTACTACGAAAAAATAATGTTGATGTGACAGTGGTTGATGATACCTTACAACCAGAAACACCTGATTCTATTTTCCCCAACAATTGGGTTTCCTTTCATGAGGATGGCTCAGTATACCTTTATCCGATGTTTTCTGAAAACCGAAGATTGGAGCGCAGAAAAGAGATTTTGGATGGTTTAAAAGAAAACTTCGAAGTTAACCACATCAGCGATTTAAGCTTTTACGAACATCAGCATGCGTTTTTAGAAGGCACAGGAAGCATGGTATTAGATCGCACCAACAAAATTGCTTATGCCTGCTTAAGTGTGCGTACCGATGAAGAAGTGTTAGACAATTTCTGCATGCTGACCGGATATGAACCGGTGGCATTCCAGGCGGTTGACGAATCGAATTTCCCGATTTACCACACCAACGTGATGATGTGCATCGGCGATCGTTTTGCAGTAATTTGCCTGGATTCGATTAAAGATCCTGAAGAAAAACTGAATGTTACCATTAGTTTAAAAGGATCAGGAAAAGAAATTATCGAAATCAACCTGGAGCAAATGAACAAATTTGCAGGCAACATGTTACAACTTACCAACGCAGATGACGAAAGTTTATTGGTGATGTCAGAACAGGCTTATCTATCCTTAACTGCTGAGCAGATTGTTGCGCTTGAACAATATAGCAGAATCATTTATGCACCGCTTTATACCATCGAAAAAAACGGCGGTGGCAGCGCAAGGTGCATGCTGGCTGAGATACATTTGCCCAGTAAATTGTAG
- a CDS encoding PhnA protein has translation MSLVQELQTRSGNKCELCTSETNLSVYEVPPSSNANSDNSILVCKICLDQIEKTEQLAPNHWKILTETMWSEFAPVQVVAWRMLSRLRNEGWAADSLDILYLEDETLEWAKKTGDHEQDGTVEFHQDSNGTRLFEGDTVVLVKTLDVKGSTLSAKLGTVVKNIRLVHDNIEQIEGKVEGQTIVILTKYLRKG, from the coding sequence ATGTCTTTAGTACAAGAATTACAAACCCGTTCGGGCAATAAATGCGAATTATGCACTTCTGAAACCAATTTATCGGTGTACGAAGTGCCGCCAAGCAGCAATGCCAATAGCGATAACAGCATTTTAGTGTGTAAAATCTGCTTAGATCAGATTGAAAAAACGGAGCAACTTGCTCCTAACCATTGGAAAATATTAACAGAAACCATGTGGTCGGAATTTGCCCCGGTACAGGTTGTGGCCTGGCGCATGTTGAGCAGGTTAAGGAATGAAGGCTGGGCAGCAGATAGTCTGGATATTTTATACCTTGAAGATGAAACTTTGGAATGGGCTAAAAAAACCGGCGACCACGAGCAAGATGGAACAGTAGAATTTCATCAGGACAGCAACGGCACGCGTTTATTTGAAGGGGATACGGTGGTTTTGGTGAAAACACTGGATGTTAAAGGCTCAACTTTGAGCGCTAAATTGGGTACTGTAGTTAAAAACATCCGCTTAGTTCATGATAACATCGAACAAATTGAAGGTAAGGTAGAGGGACAAACCATTGTAATTTTAACGAAATACCTCCGCAAAGGTTAA